One Halorientalis litorea DNA segment encodes these proteins:
- the panB gene encoding 3-methyl-2-oxobutanoate hydroxymethyltransferase: MPTVTEIRDRTDDTPITMLTAYDAPTASIVDDSGVDMILVGDSVGNVMLGHDSTLPVTLDQMVSHTSAVVRGAEDALVVADVPFLSVGADEGDSIENCGRLLKEAGADAVKIESGDHTVKLTEQLVQLGIPVMAHLGLTPQQVNQLGGHTRQGTTPEAAREILDLATEHQRAGAFALVLEHVPSNLAAQVTETLDIPTIGIGAGPACDGQVLVVNDAVGLSDWTPPFVETFGDVRGEMESAIDDYVTAVEDGEYPAEEHSHHEDELEDIY; the protein is encoded by the coding sequence ATGCCCACTGTGACAGAGATTCGGGACCGGACCGACGACACCCCCATCACGATGCTCACCGCGTACGACGCGCCGACGGCCAGTATCGTCGATGATAGCGGCGTGGACATGATACTCGTGGGCGACAGCGTCGGCAACGTGATGCTCGGGCACGACTCGACGCTCCCGGTGACGTTGGACCAGATGGTGAGTCACACGTCCGCCGTCGTTCGGGGCGCGGAGGACGCACTCGTCGTGGCTGACGTGCCGTTCCTCTCTGTCGGGGCCGACGAGGGCGACAGCATCGAGAACTGTGGCCGTCTGCTCAAGGAGGCCGGCGCGGACGCGGTTAAAATCGAGAGCGGCGACCACACCGTCAAGTTGACCGAACAGTTGGTCCAACTCGGCATCCCGGTGATGGCACACCTCGGACTGACGCCGCAGCAGGTCAACCAGTTGGGCGGACACACCCGACAAGGGACGACGCCGGAGGCGGCCCGGGAGATACTCGACTTGGCGACCGAACACCAGCGTGCCGGAGCGTTCGCGCTGGTACTCGAACACGTCCCCTCGAACCTCGCGGCGCAGGTGACCGAGACGCTCGACATCCCGACCATCGGCATCGGAGCCGGACCGGCGTGTGACGGGCAAGTCCTCGTCGTCAACGACGCCGTCGGCCTGAGCGACTGGACGCCGCCGTTCGTCGAGACGTTCGGCGACGTCCGTGGCGAGATGGAATCGGCCATCGACGACTACGTGACGGCCGTCGAGGACGGCGAGTACCCCGCCGAGGAACACAGCCACCACGAGGACGAGTTAGAGGACATCTACTGA
- a CDS encoding DUF5822 domain-containing protein, with product MPVRVDEEDEEPTEGVDYGWVMQVTFVATIVVGAPVVAVLSATVTLPSWPARVSFAVRVGAIVWLCTAVAVFLYARRTA from the coding sequence GTGCCAGTACGCGTCGACGAGGAGGACGAGGAACCGACGGAAGGGGTCGACTACGGGTGGGTCATGCAGGTCACGTTCGTCGCCACCATCGTCGTCGGCGCGCCGGTCGTCGCCGTCCTTTCGGCCACCGTCACGCTCCCGTCGTGGCCGGCACGCGTGAGTTTCGCCGTCCGCGTCGGGGCCATCGTCTGGCTGTGTACCGCCGTCGCGGTGTTCCTCTACGCTCGCCGCACGGCGTAG
- a CDS encoding HAD family hydrolase — protein sequence MHREYEAYVYDLDGTLVHLDVDWAAVRDDVAAALRTRGLDVDGVNLWGLLELGDETGYRDIVEEHVGEYERDGARSSQRLAPADRLPHDVPVGVCSLNSEAACRIALEIHGLDDAVGPVVGRDSHEAEKPHPGPLLSVVEQLGVSPGETLFVGDTERDAETAREAGTAFAWAEEWAPEE from the coding sequence ATACACCGGGAGTACGAGGCGTACGTGTACGACTTGGACGGCACGCTCGTCCACCTCGACGTGGACTGGGCGGCCGTCAGAGACGACGTCGCCGCCGCACTCAGGACACGCGGACTCGACGTGGACGGTGTGAACCTGTGGGGACTGCTCGAACTGGGCGACGAGACGGGGTACCGTGACATCGTCGAGGAACACGTCGGCGAGTACGAACGTGATGGGGCCCGCTCCTCACAGCGACTCGCCCCCGCCGACAGACTCCCGCACGACGTGCCGGTCGGTGTCTGCTCGCTCAACAGCGAGGCCGCCTGCCGCATCGCGTTGGAGATTCACGGCCTCGACGACGCGGTGGGTCCGGTCGTCGGGCGGGACTCACACGAGGCAGAGAAGCCCCACCCGGGTCCCCTGCTGTCCGTCGTAGAGCAGTTGGGCGTGTCGCCGGGCGAGACGCTGTTCGTGGGCGACACGGAGCGTGACGCGGAGACGGCCCGGGAGGCGGGCACGGCCTTCGCGTGGGCCGAGGAGTGGGCACCGGAGGAGTGA